A stretch of the uncultured Desulfobacter sp. genome encodes the following:
- the folP gene encoding dihydropteroate synthase — translation MTTTAYTLEFGRFKLDLGPRACIMGILNTTPDSFSDGGKYNSLDKALARAQGMVAAGAHILDIGGESSRPFAEPVSEQEELDRTIPVIEAIAGRIDIPISIDTVKAKVAKEALAAGGAIINDISAFEKDPAMVEVALQTGAPAVLMHMKGTPETMQVNPNYDDLMGEIISYLQERVNFVLEKGMAPKNIILDPGIGFGKTVAHNLVLIKELHQLTALGYPVLMGPSRKSFIQNVLGNATGKKAGPHDAPTEYGTLAACAASLMNGAHILRVHDVEAVCAFSHIIDAVRNA, via the coding sequence TTGACCACCACAGCCTATACACTTGAATTTGGCCGCTTCAAACTGGATCTGGGTCCAAGGGCCTGTATCATGGGCATTTTAAACACCACACCGGATTCCTTTTCCGACGGCGGAAAATACAACAGTCTGGACAAAGCCCTGGCAAGGGCCCAGGGGATGGTGGCGGCAGGTGCCCATATTCTGGACATCGGCGGAGAATCCTCCAGGCCATTTGCCGAGCCGGTAAGCGAACAAGAGGAGCTTGACCGGACCATTCCTGTCATTGAGGCCATTGCCGGCCGGATTGACATTCCCATTTCCATTGACACGGTGAAAGCAAAGGTGGCCAAAGAAGCCCTGGCCGCAGGCGGTGCCATCATCAACGATATTTCGGCCTTTGAAAAAGACCCTGCCATGGTGGAGGTGGCCTTACAGACCGGCGCGCCTGCCGTCCTCATGCACATGAAAGGCACACCGGAAACCATGCAGGTCAACCCGAACTATGATGATCTCATGGGTGAAATCATCAGTTATCTGCAAGAACGGGTTAACTTTGTGCTTGAAAAAGGCATGGCCCCCAAAAATATTATCCTGGATCCGGGCATAGGATTTGGAAAAACCGTGGCACACAACCTTGTGCTGATCAAGGAACTTCACCAGCTCACGGCCCTTGGATATCCAGTGCTTATGGGGCCATCCAGAAAATCCTTTATCCAGAATGTGCTTGGCAATGCGACAGGCAAAAAGGCCGGCCCCCATGATGCACCTACCGAATACGGGACCCTGGCTGCCTGTGCAGCATCCTTGATGAATGGCGCACACATTCTCCGGGTCCATGATGTTGAAGCGGTATGCGCATTCTCACACATCATTGACGCTGTCAGGAATGCTTAA
- the tilS gene encoding tRNA lysidine(34) synthetase TilS, which translates to MTDQSSFGQQFTDQVLDTIREHDMVTRGHSVLIGLSGGPDSIALAQVLTRLKKELGIRIGLAHLNHMLRGGHALADETFVREFARKHTLDLVVEKKNVAELAKQQRLCVEEAGRNARYDFFNRVACENGFHRIALGHHRDDNVEQILMNLVRGTGPLGLRGIPPVRQKIFIRPLIRMPRAAILVFLDEINQDFRIDGSNEDTSYLRNRIRHRLIPFLEKEFNPDIKSGIERLSGIIGQEDDFLNQMTRTALDNAATKREKEQIDLSIPAINKLDPALGARVIRAALLSIKQNLRRISNTHIKDILLFAGKQGESGKSLDLPGQIRVYRQKDILHIKKEDTDLRTLGRHLKARRYQNNKAGAPRERPLV; encoded by the coding sequence ATGACAGATCAATCATCTTTTGGCCAACAATTTACTGACCAGGTGCTTGACACCATCCGGGAACACGATATGGTTACCCGCGGGCACAGTGTATTGATAGGCCTTTCCGGCGGACCTGACTCCATTGCCCTGGCACAGGTTTTGACAAGGTTGAAAAAAGAATTGGGCATCCGTATAGGCCTAGCACATCTGAACCACATGCTTCGGGGCGGCCACGCCCTGGCTGACGAGACCTTTGTCCGTGAATTTGCCCGGAAACACACCCTTGACCTGGTCGTTGAAAAAAAAAATGTAGCAGAACTTGCCAAACAACAACGGCTTTGTGTTGAAGAGGCCGGCAGAAACGCCAGATATGATTTTTTCAACCGGGTGGCCTGTGAAAACGGCTTTCACCGCATTGCCCTGGGCCATCACCGGGATGACAACGTAGAGCAGATTTTAATGAATCTTGTCCGGGGAACCGGGCCCCTTGGTCTTCGGGGCATTCCACCGGTCAGGCAAAAAATATTTATACGGCCGCTGATCCGGATGCCCAGAGCCGCTATCCTGGTGTTTCTTGACGAGATAAACCAGGATTTTAGAATTGATGGGTCCAATGAGGACACATCTTATCTTCGCAACCGAATCCGGCATCGTCTGATTCCGTTTCTTGAAAAAGAGTTCAATCCTGACATTAAATCTGGGATAGAGCGGTTGTCCGGCATCATCGGACAGGAAGATGATTTTCTGAACCAAATGACCCGAACCGCTCTGGACAACGCAGCAACTAAAAGGGAAAAAGAGCAGATTGATTTGTCCATACCGGCGATCAACAAACTTGACCCGGCACTGGGCGCACGGGTCATCCGTGCAGCACTGCTGTCAATAAAACAGAATCTAAGACGGATATCCAATACCCATATCAAAGATATTCTTCTCTTTGCAGGTAAACAAGGAGAATCAGGAAAGAGCCTGGACCTTCCCGGGCAAATCCGGGTATATAGACAAAAGGATATTCTGCATATAAAAAAAGAAGATACAGATTTACGAACGCTTGGCAGGCATCTTAAGGCCCGTAGGTATCAAAATAATAAAGCGGGCGCCCCCCGGGAGCGGCCCCTTGTATAA
- the mutY gene encoding A/G-specific adenine glycosylase: protein MGWYRDNCRQLPWRRDLSLYRVWVSEVMLQQTQVKTVIPYFLRFMETWPALENLAAANLETVLKAWEGLGYYARARNLHKAAGIVVRDMDGVIPNDYKGFKGLPGVGDYIASAVLSIAEAKPHAVVDGNVKRVLARLFCVDTPVNHSSAHKAYKAIAEALLYEKDPGTYNQAVMELGALICTPKRPDCTSCPLAGECCAREKQVTKVFPRRMEKKKVPTVHIAVGIVRKNGKVLITRRALDGLLGGLWEFPGGKVEPKEVAEQACVREIREETGIETGNLQFLTRVFHAYTHFKIEMDVFFCDYIAGQVILNGPIDHKWVSVDQLHQFPFPRANLKFMELIRV from the coding sequence ATGGGCTGGTACCGTGACAATTGTCGGCAACTGCCCTGGCGCAGGGATCTGTCTTTGTACCGGGTATGGGTTTCCGAGGTGATGCTCCAGCAGACCCAGGTCAAAACCGTGATTCCCTATTTTCTAAGGTTCATGGAAACCTGGCCCGCTCTTGAAAATCTTGCCGCCGCAAACCTTGAAACCGTGCTTAAGGCCTGGGAGGGACTTGGGTATTATGCCAGGGCCAGAAATCTTCACAAGGCTGCCGGGATCGTGGTCCGTGATATGGACGGCGTTATTCCGAATGATTATAAGGGATTTAAAGGCCTGCCGGGCGTGGGGGATTATATTGCTTCAGCAGTGCTCTCCATTGCCGAAGCAAAACCCCATGCCGTGGTCGACGGCAATGTCAAGCGTGTCCTGGCACGACTTTTCTGCGTTGACACGCCGGTGAATCACAGTAGTGCCCATAAAGCATATAAGGCCATTGCCGAAGCGCTTTTGTATGAAAAAGATCCAGGCACATACAACCAGGCTGTCATGGAGCTTGGCGCCCTAATCTGTACGCCTAAACGCCCGGACTGTACATCATGTCCCCTGGCCGGGGAATGTTGCGCCCGTGAAAAACAGGTAACGAAAGTTTTTCCCCGACGCATGGAGAAAAAAAAGGTGCCCACGGTTCACATTGCCGTGGGTATTGTCAGAAAAAACGGAAAAGTTCTGATCACCCGAAGAGCGCTTGACGGGCTTTTAGGTGGATTATGGGAATTTCCCGGCGGCAAAGTGGAGCCTAAAGAGGTTGCTGAACAGGCTTGTGTCCGTGAAATCCGGGAAGAAACCGGCATTGAGACTGGTAATTTGCAATTTTTAACCCGGGTTTTCCACGCATACACCCATTTTAAGATTGAAATGGATGTATTCTTTTGCGATTACATCGCAGGTCAGGTGATTCTTAACGGCCCCATTGACCATAAATGGGTGAGCGTTGATCAGCTTCACCAATTCCCTTTTCCCAGAGCCAATCTTAAATTCATGGAATTAATCCGCGTTTGA
- a CDS encoding YcaO-like family protein, which translates to MGYEIILQDAPKNYTFDQDKIISPSETVRRFREKAAALDLDILSRTQRIDNGRLDIPVFFSECGADAKRVTGTNKQMGKGGTPEQSEASAVMELVERFSFFSFAEDEKNFIHATPGELGEKALDYALITQSVHDDEAEALKVKPIFDALPLQWTKGYDLTDKKEVNIPFNWFYMINEFNGPSAGNCTEEALTQGICELVERHVCSRVSREKLKVPGIRLDSFKDPLVRELLAKYDGQGIKIYASDLSLDTGIPTIAVLAWDPSTCPDTSEIVWTAGTAPSPEKAMGRALTEVAQLAGDFNSGSNYVASGLPKFTDIDAAEYITHPETMVAAADLPDLSADNMKVEVESLIQILADRGFHLLSICTTHPGLDIPAYYTIMPGAHFRERADEASVGMFAARLITENSHPILAIDQLNELEALIPGKYYTSFYKGLMFSALEDREEAITQFQASLDRDPVRRNLPDICSHMAAAQKDLGLLDPALETCQTGLGADPQRPDILNTAGACCFMKKDFKTAITYFEKALDVDPSQAINYANMGSCYRELKEPVLAIKFYEMALKIDPTIEFARDNIKKLKK; encoded by the coding sequence ATGGGTTATGAAATAATACTTCAAGACGCCCCGAAAAATTATACATTTGACCAAGATAAAATCATCTCTCCTTCTGAAACTGTCCGGCGGTTCAGGGAAAAGGCCGCGGCCCTAGATCTTGATATCCTAAGCCGGACCCAGCGCATCGATAACGGCCGCCTAGACATTCCGGTGTTTTTCAGTGAGTGTGGTGCGGATGCAAAACGGGTGACCGGAACCAATAAACAGATGGGTAAAGGCGGGACCCCGGAACAGTCTGAGGCCAGTGCGGTCATGGAATTGGTGGAGCGGTTCAGCTTTTTTTCCTTTGCCGAAGATGAAAAAAACTTTATCCATGCCACACCTGGAGAGCTTGGGGAAAAAGCTTTGGATTACGCACTGATTACCCAGTCTGTCCATGATGATGAAGCTGAGGCTCTAAAGGTTAAACCCATATTTGACGCTTTGCCCCTGCAATGGACCAAAGGCTATGATCTGACCGATAAAAAAGAGGTGAATATCCCTTTTAACTGGTTTTATATGATCAATGAGTTTAATGGACCCAGTGCAGGTAACTGTACGGAAGAGGCCTTGACCCAGGGCATCTGCGAACTTGTGGAGCGTCACGTCTGCTCCCGGGTATCCCGTGAAAAGTTAAAAGTTCCCGGCATCCGTCTGGACTCCTTTAAAGATCCTCTTGTCCGGGAACTGCTTGCCAAGTATGACGGCCAAGGCATCAAAATTTATGCAAGTGACCTTTCCCTAGACACGGGTATTCCCACCATCGCAGTACTGGCCTGGGATCCGTCCACATGTCCGGATACAAGCGAGATCGTATGGACCGCAGGCACGGCCCCATCCCCGGAAAAGGCCATGGGCCGTGCCCTGACCGAAGTGGCCCAGCTTGCCGGGGACTTTAACTCCGGGTCCAATTATGTGGCCTCCGGATTACCGAAATTTACGGATATAGACGCAGCCGAATATATCACCCACCCTGAAACCATGGTGGCTGCTGCTGACCTGCCGGATTTGTCCGCCGACAACATGAAAGTGGAAGTGGAAAGCCTGATCCAAATTCTGGCGGACAGAGGATTTCATCTGCTCTCCATTTGCACCACCCATCCCGGCCTTGATATCCCGGCCTATTACACCATCATGCCGGGGGCCCATTTCAGGGAGAGAGCCGATGAGGCCAGTGTAGGCATGTTTGCCGCCCGTCTGATCACGGAAAATTCCCACCCTATTCTGGCCATTGACCAGCTGAATGAACTGGAAGCGCTCATCCCGGGAAAATACTACACAAGTTTTTACAAAGGATTGATGTTCAGCGCCCTGGAGGATAGAGAAGAGGCCATAACGCAATTTCAGGCCTCCCTTGACCGCGATCCTGTCCGGCGCAACTTGCCTGATATCTGTTCTCATATGGCTGCGGCCCAGAAGGATTTGGGGCTGCTGGATCCAGCCCTTGAGACATGTCAAACCGGTCTTGGTGCCGATCCCCAGCGCCCGGACATCCTGAACACCGCCGGGGCCTGCTGTTTTATGAAAAAAGATTTTAAAACAGCCATTACCTATTTTGAAAAAGCCCTTGATGTGGACCCAAGCCAGGCCATCAATTATGCCAATATGGGATCCTGTTACCGGGAGCTTAAAGAACCCGTGCTTGCGATTAAATTTTATGAAATGGCTTTAAAAATAGACCCGACCATTGAATTTGCACGGGATAATATTAAAAAACTGAAAAAATAA
- a CDS encoding GNAT family N-acetyltransferase produces MSTDKVLSKIAPGMHIFIGTGTAEPRTLVNALMSAKGTNLEDLTLIQLVSFGDAVSYNALESHRYRLKTFFSGWVSAQAITAGRVDLIPARFSKVPLLMREGLIPIDVAFLQVAPPNENGYCSFGLGVDVARQVMKQAGFVVAEINEDIPFTLGDTFVHIDEFDMRVKAQVPPFYVPRYPANKVFDKIAENAASVIEDGSCVAFSYGPIYEALARHLAKKKNLGIHTPFFTDAVMELAESGAVTNREKGMFLGRSSTTYALGSQKLMAWLDNNPMVEFQGIDKILNPLQIGRNKKFVMVLPVRRVALSGRVAIYTKAANISADPGQIADILNGAELSRGGYNIVALPSQSKNGIPNIRLFLDDTQEQLSFPECIDLVVTEYGVAHIRGRSLRERAQALIEIAHPEDRPGLVEGGKKENLLYPDQMFIADSARFYPKEIETAQTFKDNLQVRFRAIKPSDEEQMRRLFYRFSDNAIYYRYFAPIKAMPHAKMQAYVNVDYREVLSVVGLVGEPGNQTIIAEARIAKHPDKPFMDIAFVVDEAYQGLGIASFLLRMLTRLAKKRGAVKITADVLSSNRAMLKVFEKGEYPLTAKLDGGAYAISIDLTTPNR; encoded by the coding sequence GTGTCCACAGATAAAGTGCTGTCCAAAATTGCACCGGGCATGCATATTTTTATCGGTACAGGAACTGCCGAGCCCAGAACCCTTGTAAATGCGCTCATGAGCGCCAAAGGAACCAATCTGGAGGATCTGACTCTGATCCAGTTGGTCAGTTTCGGAGATGCTGTCTCCTATAACGCCTTGGAGTCTCACCGGTACCGTTTAAAAACCTTTTTTTCCGGATGGGTGTCCGCCCAGGCCATCACCGCAGGCCGGGTGGACCTGATTCCGGCGCGGTTTTCCAAAGTCCCGTTACTCATGAGGGAAGGATTGATACCCATTGATGTGGCCTTTCTCCAGGTCGCCCCACCCAATGAGAACGGTTATTGCAGCTTTGGTCTTGGTGTTGATGTGGCAAGACAGGTGATGAAGCAGGCCGGTTTTGTGGTGGCTGAAATTAATGAAGACATTCCCTTTACCCTTGGAGACACCTTTGTCCATATTGACGAATTTGACATGCGGGTCAAGGCGCAGGTCCCGCCCTTTTATGTTCCAAGATACCCTGCAAACAAGGTGTTTGACAAAATCGCCGAAAATGCGGCCTCGGTGATCGAAGATGGATCATGCGTGGCCTTCAGCTACGGTCCCATTTACGAAGCCCTGGCCCGACACCTGGCAAAGAAAAAAAATCTGGGTATTCATACCCCGTTTTTCACGGATGCGGTCATGGAGCTAGCCGAAAGCGGGGCGGTCACCAACCGGGAAAAGGGAATGTTCCTGGGGCGGTCTTCGACCACCTATGCCCTGGGCTCCCAGAAGTTGATGGCATGGCTCGACAATAATCCTATGGTGGAGTTCCAGGGGATTGACAAAATATTAAATCCGTTGCAGATCGGGCGTAATAAAAAATTTGTAATGGTACTGCCGGTAAGGCGGGTGGCCCTGTCCGGCCGGGTGGCCATTTACACCAAAGCTGCCAATATTTCTGCAGATCCCGGCCAGATTGCCGATATTCTTAATGGTGCGGAGCTCTCCAGGGGCGGGTACAATATTGTTGCCCTTCCCAGCCAAAGCAAAAACGGCATCCCCAATATTCGCCTGTTTCTTGATGATACACAGGAGCAACTAAGTTTTCCGGAATGCATTGACCTTGTGGTCACGGAATACGGAGTGGCCCATATCAGGGGCAGAAGCCTGCGGGAACGGGCCCAGGCCCTGATCGAAATTGCCCACCCCGAAGACCGTCCCGGTCTTGTGGAGGGCGGTAAAAAAGAGAACCTGCTCTATCCTGACCAGATGTTCATTGCCGACTCCGCCCGTTTTTATCCCAAGGAGATCGAAACAGCCCAGACGTTTAAAGACAATCTGCAGGTGAGGTTTAGAGCGATCAAGCCATCTGATGAAGAGCAGATGCGCAGATTGTTTTACCGGTTTTCCGATAACGCCATTTACTACCGTTATTTTGCACCCATCAAAGCCATGCCCCATGCCAAAATGCAGGCCTATGTGAATGTGGACTACAGAGAGGTGCTGTCCGTGGTCGGCCTTGTGGGCGAACCCGGCAACCAGACTATCATCGCTGAGGCTCGGATCGCCAAGCATCCTGACAAACCGTTCATGGATATCGCCTTTGTTGTGGACGAGGCGTACCAGGGTCTTGGCATTGCCTCTTTTCTTCTTAGGATGCTCACCCGTCTAGCAAAAAAACGTGGCGCCGTAAAAATAACTGCAGATGTCCTCTCGTCCAACCGAGCCATGCTCAAGGTATTTGAAAAGGGCGAATATCCGCTGACAGCCAAACTTGACGGTGGTGCGTACGCCATCAGCATAGATTTGACAACACCCAACCGCTGA
- the ftsH gene encoding ATP-dependent zinc metalloprotease FtsH produces the protein MNQFYKNISLWLVIVLMMVMLYNIFNQQQGGQSDLGYSEFISLVEDGRIQNVVIQGRDLIITDTSGARFNSYAPEDAQLIDILRKNGVAIKAKPPAESSWFMSIVVSWLPMIVLIGVWIFFMRQMQGGGGGGGKALSFGKSRARLMDDKGEKVTFANVEGIDEAKEELTEVVDFLKNPSKYTRLGGRIPKGVLLVGNPGTGKTLLSRAVAGEAGVPFFTISGSDFVEMFVGVGASRVRDLFAQGKKNAPCIIFIDEIDAVGRQRGAGLGGGHDEREQTLNQLLVEMDGFESNEGVILMAATNRADVLDPALLRPGRFDRQVVVDMPDIKGREGILRVHMKKSPLANDVDPVNLAKGTPGFSGADLENLCNEAALLAAKRNREKLTMRDFEDAKDKVYMGLERKSKVIKEDEKKTTAYHEGGHALVARFLPNTDSVNKITIIPRGRAAGVTWFLPEEGDFKYKDQLENELSIAFGGRVAEDIIFKRISTGASNDIKQATKLANRMIRSFGMSDALAPVSYEEHDDNIFIGREMTQAKSYSEATAQKIDAEVAILINRAYSTAKTILEENIDILHALTDLLLEKETVMGPELDDLIAELRPDFDFFGRRNIRTEPEPPKVEEEPKQEEQEEVEDNNDSDDETQPKEPDSETAEEPKDPKKDK, from the coding sequence TTGAATCAATTCTATAAAAACATCTCCCTTTGGCTGGTGATTGTCCTGATGATGGTCATGCTATACAATATTTTTAACCAACAGCAGGGCGGCCAGTCAGACCTCGGCTATTCAGAGTTTATATCCCTTGTGGAAGACGGTCGGATTCAAAATGTGGTTATCCAGGGCCGGGATCTGATCATTACGGACACCAGCGGTGCACGGTTCAACAGTTATGCCCCGGAAGATGCTCAACTCATAGATATCCTGCGCAAAAACGGGGTAGCCATCAAGGCCAAACCACCGGCTGAATCGTCCTGGTTTATGTCCATTGTCGTTTCCTGGCTGCCTATGATTGTACTCATCGGGGTATGGATCTTTTTCATGCGTCAGATGCAGGGCGGCGGCGGAGGCGGGGGAAAAGCCCTATCTTTTGGAAAAAGCCGAGCCAGACTCATGGATGACAAGGGGGAGAAAGTTACCTTTGCCAATGTCGAGGGCATTGACGAAGCCAAAGAAGAGCTCACCGAAGTCGTGGACTTTCTGAAAAACCCCAGTAAATATACCCGACTGGGCGGACGCATCCCCAAGGGCGTGCTTCTTGTAGGAAATCCCGGCACCGGCAAAACACTGCTTTCCCGGGCCGTGGCGGGCGAAGCAGGTGTTCCCTTTTTCACCATTTCCGGCTCTGATTTTGTTGAAATGTTTGTGGGTGTGGGTGCATCCCGGGTCCGGGATCTGTTTGCACAGGGTAAGAAAAACGCACCGTGTATTATATTCATCGACGAAATTGATGCCGTGGGCCGCCAGCGGGGCGCAGGCCTTGGCGGCGGCCACGATGAACGGGAACAAACCTTGAACCAGTTGTTGGTGGAGATGGACGGGTTTGAATCCAATGAAGGCGTTATTCTCATGGCCGCCACCAACCGGGCCGATGTTCTGGACCCTGCGCTACTGCGGCCTGGTCGGTTTGACCGGCAAGTAGTGGTGGATATGCCCGACATCAAAGGTCGTGAAGGCATTTTGCGGGTGCACATGAAAAAAAGTCCCCTGGCCAATGATGTGGATCCGGTCAATCTGGCCAAAGGCACTCCCGGTTTTTCCGGCGCAGATCTGGAAAACCTGTGCAATGAGGCAGCCCTTCTGGCAGCCAAACGGAACCGTGAAAAATTGACCATGCGCGATTTTGAAGATGCCAAGGACAAAGTTTACATGGGGCTTGAAAGAAAATCCAAGGTTATTAAGGAAGATGAAAAAAAGACCACGGCCTATCACGAGGGCGGCCATGCCCTGGTGGCCCGGTTCCTGCCCAATACGGACAGCGTGAATAAAATCACCATTATCCCCAGGGGGAGGGCTGCCGGAGTGACCTGGTTTTTGCCCGAAGAAGGGGATTTCAAATACAAAGACCAGCTGGAAAACGAACTGTCCATTGCCTTTGGCGGCCGTGTGGCCGAAGATATCATATTCAAACGCATCTCCACTGGTGCGTCCAATGACATAAAACAGGCCACCAAACTTGCCAACCGCATGATCAGAAGTTTTGGCATGAGTGATGCCCTAGCCCCGGTATCCTATGAAGAGCATGATGACAACATCTTCATCGGCAGGGAAATGACCCAGGCCAAGAGCTATTCAGAAGCCACAGCCCAAAAGATAGACGCCGAGGTGGCTATCCTGATCAACCGTGCCTACAGCACGGCCAAAACCATTCTGGAAGAAAACATCGACATCCTCCACGCCCTGACGGACCTTCTCCTGGAAAAGGAAACCGTTATGGGGCCTGAACTTGATGATCTGATCGCAGAACTGCGACCGGATTTTGATTTTTTTGGACGCCGGAACATCCGGACTGAACCGGAGCCGCCTAAAGTGGAAGAAGAACCAAAACAGGAAGAACAAGAAGAGGTCGAGGATAACAACGATTCCGACGACGAGACACAGCCCAAAGAGCCTGACTCGGAAACGGCAGAAGAGCCCAAAGACCCCAAAAAAGATAAATAA
- a CDS encoding Gfo/Idh/MocA family oxidoreductase: MAETPLRVALIGCGRIAAKHIMAITKRNSGLLLCAVADTSPRPFDKLFNACKLSDKKKHQIKKDVNTYTDYKQLLEKEIPDITAITAPSGLHYTIAKAALLNGSHILLEKPMSMSTRQAKELLEICEQKNRRIAMGHIFRYFPVVGNLQKDIAAGRFGKLSHGSVVVRWGHNQSYYDHRAWRGTWANDGGVLMNQCVHAIDLMCWLMNSRAVAANAILGKRFHDMEAEDLALGTLQLDNGALCQIEGTANSPSCDHEAAFYLLGEKGEVRMGIRRGRPYFDIRTNRKKKNLEYFIREIRSRGLSGLFALTNPHAGIYADLKEAVLNEKSPIADAKSGMMSVESVLALYLSAKEKKQIKIPLAKNFSTEEMSEYIFGT; the protein is encoded by the coding sequence ATGGCTGAAACACCTCTTCGGGTCGCACTTATCGGATGCGGTCGGATTGCCGCCAAACATATCATGGCCATCACAAAAAGGAACAGCGGCCTTTTACTCTGTGCTGTGGCAGACACTTCTCCCAGGCCTTTTGATAAATTGTTTAATGCCTGTAAACTATCAGATAAAAAAAAGCATCAAATAAAAAAAGACGTAAACACATATACGGATTATAAACAGCTGCTTGAAAAAGAAATACCGGATATCACCGCAATAACGGCGCCGTCAGGACTTCACTACACCATCGCAAAAGCGGCACTGCTCAATGGATCTCATATTCTTCTTGAAAAGCCCATGAGTATGAGCACAAGACAGGCCAAAGAGCTGCTTGAAATTTGTGAACAAAAAAACAGGCGAATTGCCATGGGGCATATATTCCGTTATTTTCCCGTTGTCGGCAATCTGCAAAAGGATATTGCTGCCGGACGGTTCGGTAAACTCAGTCACGGATCGGTGGTTGTACGCTGGGGTCATAATCAATCATATTACGATCACAGGGCCTGGCGCGGCACATGGGCAAACGACGGCGGCGTGCTGATGAACCAGTGTGTTCACGCCATTGATCTTATGTGCTGGCTGATGAACAGCCGGGCCGTTGCAGCAAATGCAATACTGGGAAAACGCTTTCATGACATGGAGGCAGAAGATCTGGCCCTTGGGACACTTCAGCTTGACAACGGCGCACTGTGCCAAATCGAAGGGACAGCCAATTCACCTTCCTGCGACCATGAGGCCGCGTTTTATCTGCTCGGTGAAAAGGGAGAGGTTCGTATGGGGATTCGCCGGGGCAGGCCATATTTTGATATCAGGACCAACAGGAAAAAGAAAAACCTTGAGTACTTTATAAGGGAGATCCGGTCAAGGGGGCTTTCCGGCCTGTTCGCCCTGACAAATCCCCATGCCGGAATATATGCCGATCTAAAAGAAGCCGTTCTCAACGAAAAATCACCCATTGCCGATGCAAAATCAGGCATGATGTCTGTTGAATCCGTTCTGGCGCTATACCTGTCGGCAAAGGAAAAAAAACAGATAAAAATCCCCCTGGCAAAAAATTTCTCCACCGAAGAGATGTCCGAATATATTTTCGGTACATAA